Proteins from one Acropora muricata isolate sample 2 chromosome 9, ASM3666990v1, whole genome shotgun sequence genomic window:
- the LOC136928445 gene encoding uncharacterized protein, producing MPSFGFGEVPAGSDVKIRPEDFNRIAQELRKGNAVLVSIKFPGSTNHVFVIEARGNGTAGVLHAWQGNHQLKVERTMPIDEMVGYLKRLPELDWVNNKPELPNVRHQLCGADHAEVPDITTSANRRISYEMPLKGKPDLPFTSPENGGRLTSLCGRVLAEWQSPRSSTSGLTEWRSACSRPSQIGWQEGQQGHGGVTVRWGAGVDAGIGFVFGAGGVLLCGLVKRKQVHHVEVALGGLKGGLAGDIGGGTDAAIARAGTLALCRIGISVVRANAVAGVAMFGILALWHVAQWKMNKITEVELRQGLAEGAAAAGGAIAGGSTLAVGLGIWFGPIGAVVGAIGGGIVGGIGGIFAGRAIDKAIWDKGEDAVMNSYEYFGWHDVKRNTRPTKSADQISKAYGKKLRKKPKKIKDEDWRKCCSEQLKVLLPAMYPEFKKKMLLIDKLKEKKSRGLLTIIVTAVYEYFYQD from the coding sequence ATGCCGAGCTTCGGATTCGGTGAAGTTCCTGCTGGAAGTGATGTGAAAATACGACCAGAAGACTTCAACAGGATTGCTCAAGAGTTACGTAAGGGCAATGCTGTTCTGGTGAGCATTAAGTTCCCAGGGAGCACAAATCATGTGTTTGTAATCGAAGCTCGTGGAAATGGTACAGCGGGTGTATTACATGCCTGGCAAGGCAACCATCAGTTGAAAGTAGAAAGAACAATGCCAATTGATGAGATGGTTGGCTATTTGAAACGTTTACCTGAGTTAGATTGGGTCAACAACAAACCTGAATTGCCGAACGTCCGTCACCAGCTGTGCGGAGCAGATCATGCCGAAGTGCCAGATATTACAACGAGTGCAAATAGAAGAATTAGCTATGAAATGCCTCTCAAAGGAAAACCTGATCTGCCATTCACGTCGCCCGAAAACGGAGGAAGATTGACAAGTTTGTGCGGCCGTGTGTTAGCCGAGTGGCAGTCTCCTAGATCCTCTACCAGTGGTTTAACTGAATGGCGTTCAGCATGCAGTAGACCTTCGCAAATCGGATGGCAAGAGGGCCAGCAAGGTCATGGGGGTGTTACTGTACGATGGGGTGCTGGTGTGGATGCCGGAATTGGCTTTGTGTTTGGAGCTGGTGGAGTCTTGCTGTGTGGGCTTGTGAAGAGAAAGCAAGTACATCATGTCGAAGTAGCCTTAGGTGGTTTGAAAGGTGGACTTGCTGGAGATATAGGTGGTGGCACTGACGCAGCTATTGCAAGGGCTGGTACTCTAGCACTTTGCAGGATCGGAATATCCGTAGTTCGCGCAAATGCTGTGGCTGGGGTTGCAATGTTTGGAATCCTCGCTCTCTGGCACGTGGCTCAAtggaaaatgaataaaattacaGAAGTGGAATTGCGTCAAGGTCTTGCTGAAGGCGCTGCTGCAGCTGGTGGGGCTATTGCAGGTGGTTCGACTTTAGCAGTGGGTTTGGGCATTTGGTTTGGTCCAATTGGTGCAGTGGTGGGTGCAATCGGTGGTGGTATTGTCGGTGGGATAGGCGGTATCTTTGCTGGTAGGGCAATCGATAAGGCGATTTGGGATAAGGGTGAAGACGCTGTTATGAATAGCTACGAATATTTTGGGTGGCATGATGTGAAGAGGAACACAAGGCCCACGAAATCTGCTGATCAAATCAGTAAGGCCTACGGTAAGAAGCTAAGGAAGAAACCTAAGAAAATCAAGGACGAAGACTGGCGCAAATGTTGTTCGGAACAGCTCAAGGTTCTACTTCCCGCAATGTATCCAGAGTTCAAGAAAAAGATGCTGTTGATTGATAaactcaaggaaaagaaaagcaggGGTTTATTAACCATTATTGTAACAGCCGTTTACGAATACTTCTATCAAGATTAA
- the LOC136929874 gene encoding ras-related protein Rab-13-like, translating into MAEKGYPVYRIALCGKADVGKTSIFRCIRGEEFLDDTSKSPYLAEAEIKVKVNNTTIKMKLVDTAGMEREAPLTRYHYCGSHAILLVYDCDDRDSLNALQGFYKSAKDHAKGAAMVLVRNKIDKDPQCVHKEEADRLVYNQFASFRCPCQFKIKVETSAKEKTGIKELFDSVADYLIKNVEPSNESTTKGFDHELKVQGVPQPGTNPESRGCSC; encoded by the exons ATGGCCGAGAAAGGATATCCTGTGTATAGGATTGCTTTATGCGGAAAAGCTGATGTGGGCAAAACCTCTATTTTTCGTTGTATTCGGGGAGAAGAGTTTCTGGATGATACTTCGAAGTCGCCATATTTAGCCGAAGCCGAAATCAAAGTAAAGGTCAACAACACAACTATCAAG ATGAAACTTGTGGACACAGCTGGAATGGAGAGGGAAGCTCCCTTAACGCGCTATCATTATTGTGGAAGCCATGCTATTTTGTTGGTCTATGATTGTGATGACAGAGATTCCTTGAATGCACTCCAAGGCTTCTACAAATCTGCAAAGGACCATGCCAAAGGAGCAGCAATGGTTTTGGTACGGAATAAGATTGATAAAGACCCTCAGTGTGTACATAAAGAAGAAGCTGATAGATTAGTCTACAATCAATTTGCGTCATTTAGGTGTCCATGCCAGTTCAAGATCAAGGTGGAAACATCAGCCAAGGAAAAAACAGGAATTAAGGAACTTTTTGACAGTGTTGCTGATTATTTAATAAAGAATGTTGAACCTAGCAATGAAAGTACAACAAAGGGATTTGATCATGAGCTTAAGGTACAGGGAGTACCACAACCAGGGACAAACCCGGAATCAAGGGGATGCAGCTgttga
- the LOC136929873 gene encoding NADH dehydrogenase [ubiquinone] iron-sulfur protein 3, mitochondrial-like, whose protein sequence is MASAKLGSLLRLGAFAGQRILLRNQLRFSQPTFASVFPTQVPRKFSTDLAIKEDAAVAQLSEFGQYIASILPKYVQQAQMTQTKELELLIAPEGIIPVLTFLKDHTNAQYKSLADLTAVDKPGKPYRFEIVYNLLSLRYNARIRVKTYTDELTPIDSADPVFKAANWYEREIWDMYGVFFADHPDLRRILTDYGFEGHPFRKDFPLSGYVEVRYDDELKRVVCEPVEMAQEFRKFDFQTPWENFPEHRLERQEAEQPQLSTGDNLSKS, encoded by the exons ATGGCGTCCGCTAAGCTTGGTAGTTTGCTAAGGTTGGGAGCATTTGCAGGCCAAAGAATTCTTCTGAGAA ATCAGCTCAGATTTTCTCAGCCTACCTTTGCTTCTGTCTTCCCAACACAAGTTCCAAGAAAATTTTCTACTGATTTGGCGATCAAAG AGGATGCAGCTGTTGCTCAGTTGTCTGAGTTTGGACAGTATATTGCCAGTATTCTACCCAAATATGTCCAACAAGCACAGATGACCCAAACAAAAGAACTTGAGCTGTTAATTGCTCCAGAGGGGATCATTCCAGTACTAACTTTCCTAAAAGATCATACCAATGCACAATACAAATCTTTGGCAGACCTCACAGCTGTTGATAAACCTGGAAAGCCTTATAGATTTGAG ATTGTATACAATTTGCTATCTCTGAGATACAATGCAAGGATCAGAGTTAAAACTTACACAGATGAACTCACACCCATTGACTCTGCTGACCCTGTTTTCAAAGCAGCAAACTGGTATGAAAGAGAG ATTTGGGACATGTATGGAGTATTTTTTGCTGATCACCCAGATTTGAGACGAATTCTAACAGATTATGGGTTTGAAGGCCACCCTTTCAGGAAAGATTTCCCATTATCTGGTTATGTTGAG gTACGATATGATGATGAGTTGAAACGGGTTGTTTGTGAACCAGTTGAAATGGCACAAGAGTTTCGCAAATTTGATTTTCAGACACCTTGGGAAAACTTCCCAGAGCACAGACTTGAAAGACAAGAAGCTGAGCAGCCACAGCTTAGTACAGGGGACAATCTAAGCAagagttaa